CAATGGAAGAAGTGGCCAAATATTGCAAAGAGGCCCACTATAACACCTACGTCATGCAAAAGAGCAATGACTGCGCATATTCCAAATCGGAATCCGTATGCTAATCCCCCAATGGCAAATCGTGCAGAAAGGTATAGGACAATGCCAAGAGAGGCCAATATTATTGCCTTGAAGGCGTTCGCAGTTAATTCGCGGCTAATAGTTGGGCCGACTCGCTCGGTTGCGAGTAGTTCAAATTCGCCAACTCTTTCTTTCAGTCCTTTTTGAAGTGTACGGAATTCTTCCTCGGAGACGTTTTTAGTTCGGATAAAGAATTCCTTTGGATCTTCTTTGGATTTCTGGACCATGCTTCCTCTGAGGCCTAGGTCACTGAGTGCTGCCTCAACAGATGCTCGTTCTACTGGCTGCTTAAACTCAAGTTGCATGAGGCTACCACCGGTGAAGTCAATACCTGGCTTCAGCCCGTGCATGCCGAAGATGAAGAATAATCCCGGCAGAATTACTGCAGCGCTTATGGCATACCAAGTCCACATCCGTCCAACAACATCTACTTGCCGACCTGTCTGTCCTGTCACCCACTGTCTTCTCACACCAAACCATGCAGGATGTTGCGCAAATCCGGTGTTTACGATAAGGTGAAGAATTGTTCGCGTAACTACTATTGCGGTGAACATACTAACAATTACACCGAGGCTAAGGACAATGGCGAATCCTCTGATTGGTCCAGTGCCAAGCCATCCAAGTATTAGACAGGTAATTAGCGTACAGACGTTGGAGTCGAAAATGGAGGTGAATGCTCTTGCAAATCCGGCGTCAATTGCCGCGCGAAGCGTTTTTCCGCTTCGTAACTCTTCTTTCAATCGCTCAAAAATAAGGATATTAGCATCCACGGCCATACCTATTGATATGATGTATGCCGCGATGCCAGGCAGTGTGAGCGTTACAGGTATTATTTTGAACAGTGCAAGAGTGAGGACTGCATATATTCCAAGTGCAATATCTGCAATTACTCCTGGCAATAAATAGTAGCCGAACATAAAGAGAACGACTAGGCCGAGACCTATGATTCCTGCAAGTATGCTTCTATCTACAGAATCTTGACCTAGCGTTGCCTCTACCCTTTGGTGCTGCACTATTTCAAGAGGGACAGGTAATGCGCCAGCATTCAAGAATTCAGCAAGACGTGTGGCTTCCTGAATAGTTCGGAAGCCGCCTTCAATGGTAGCTTTTCCATCAAGAATAGGTACCTTAACGATTGGCGCACTCAAAATCTGGTCGTTCAAGACTATTGCCAAGTACTCGCCTACATTACGCCGCGTAAAATCGGCGAACAACTTCCTGCCTTCTCTATCAAACTCGATGGCTACGTAAACTTCAAATGGAGGCTGAGCCATCTTGTTTGCTTGGGCATTAGGCTTGAGGTTAGCACCAGTGACGATGACTGGGGATTCTGCAAGTACTTTTTCTACTGGTACATTCTTTCCGTCGTGGTCCGTAAAGACATACTTGTCATTTCCCTGATCGTCTTGCTCAATCGTCATTTGGTATTTTCCACGGTGGCGCTTGTCTTGCACCCATCGCAGGTGGCGAAATTCAAGCCTTGCCGTTGACTTAAGTTGTTCTATGGCTTGGTCTACGTTTGGAATGTCGGGAATTTCAACGACCACCTGATCAATACCCTTAGGCTGAATCAGGGGTTCGGATACGCCGAAAGCATCAACGCGGTTGCGAATGACACGCACTATGCCATTTAGGTGCTTATAACTCCATTTTTCACCTTTAGGTAGCTTATCAGTTTCTGCGCGGAGTACGACACGTACTCCACCTGCAAGGTCTAAGCCTTTCTTTAAATGCCAAGGTTTAGTAATTTGCTTGCCGTTTTCCGTTACTGTCACATGTTGCTTTCCAAGAATGAAAGCAGATGCTGCAACCAATACAATAACAAGAGCAAGGATATGTTTATGTCTCAATTTTTCTGTAATCCTCCCTAAGTCACCTTATGGCGCTTTTTGGGGCGCGGGTCTATTAATCATTCGAACCGGGCCATATAACAGGGCAATTATACAGATGTGCCGAGATATTGTCAAATAAAATGATTTTACTTCTTAATTCTTGAAAAATCATAGGTCAATTCCATTAATCACAAGCTTAAACTTACAGCCTAGCACGTCTGCCGCTCTCCGACACATAACCATTCTAAGCACAAAAATTTCGAAGTATTCAGTTACGCTGATTGATGTTGTATCTACCGTTAATTCTAGGCTAATAATTTTGTTTTCTGAATCAACTCGCAAGTATGACTTTTGTACAGCATGGTTTACCCTGTCGTGAATATCGAATGTCTGAGGATTTGGATTTTGCACACGAGAAAAGTGTACATCGGACTTGTCGCCAATGATTACAGCTGCGGTGACTTTGTTTATCGGAAATCCATTATCTTCCTCATGATTGCCAATTGCTCCCATGATAACCGCAATTTCTGCCGGTGGCATTTTGAGGGAATTAAGGATGCTTTCTGCTAGAACTGCTCCCGTTTCTTGGTGATTCTCGCGGTTAATAACATTTCCAATATCGTGGAGATAACCAGCTATTGCGGCTAGTTCTGCTTCGCGTGAGCCATTACCAAGCTGACGAATTATACCTCGTGATACACCTGCAACGATGCCAGCGTGCCGAAAACCATGTTCGGTATAACCTATTGCTGCCATTTGCTCGTTTGCCTTCTCTATATAGGTTCTAACACGCGAGTCACGCTTTACGTCCCGCAGGCAAATTTGCCCCATGTATTAATCACCTTCTGCTGAATAAGTTGCTATGAACTTTCGTCGAAAGTCAAGCACGCGATCATCCTTTATCGCTTCCTGAATTCCTTTTATTATACGTTGGTAAAAGTATAAATTATGATAAGTTGCTAGTCGTGCTGCTAATATCTCGCCTGATTTATATAGATGACGCAGATAAGCCCTTGTATAGTTTCGGCAAGCCCAGCAATCGCACTCAGGGTCAATTGGCAAAAAATCTTGGGCAAACCTAGCATTTTTTATGTTTATTCGTCCATAAGTAGTGTACATTGAGCCGTTTCGTCCTAATCTGGTGGGCAGAACGCAGTCAAACATGTCAATGCCCATTATCACAAAATCAATTATATCTAACGGAGTTCCAACTCCCATTAGATATCTTGGTTTTTCTTCTGGCAAAAGTGGAGCAGTCCACCCTACTATGTCATACATGGCGGCCTTAGGTTCTCCAACAGAGACTCCACCGATGGCATTTCCTGGGAAGTCGAGTGATGAGATAAATTCTGCGCTCCACGACCTAAGGTCGCGATATATGCCACCTTGGACTATGCCGAATAGAGCTTGCCCAGGTGGAGAATTATTCTTGCAGCGAACAGCCCAATCATGAGTTCGCCTGGTTGCTTCTCGAACGTATTCGTATGTGCTAGGATATGGAGGGCATTCGTCGAATGCCATTATGATATCAGCACCGATGGCGCCTTGAATCTCCATTACGTTTTCTGGTGTAAAAAAGTGTTCGGACCCATCAATGTAAGATTTGAAAAGAACTCCTTCTTCTCCAATCCGGCGCAGGTCGCTGAGGCTAAAAACCTGAAAGCCTCCGCTGTCCGTGAGAAGTGTACGATTCCAGCTCATGAAATTGTGCAGACCGCCGGCCCGTCTAATTAGCTCGTGCCCAGGATGAAGATATAAGTGGTATGTGTTCGCCAGGACTATCCCGAAGTCAAGGTCGGCTAATTCCTCCTGGCTCATCGCTTTGACGGTGGCTTGAGTGCCCACGGGCATGAACACAGGAGTTTGGACAGTGCCATGTGGAGTCTGAAGTTTACCCAGTCTGGCTGCTGTTTCAGTGCTTTTATTAATTACGTCAAACCGGAAATCCCCGGAAGCTTTTTTCATTTGAAATCTCAGTATACGTCAGGCTCATAAACGGTGTCAAATCTTTATGTGTTGAGAGTGTATCTTGAAATAGTTCCCCATAGAATCAGGTATCTCATGCAGGCGAATGAGCAATTCAAGCATGGAACAATCCAAATGCGAGGCAATTAATTTGCGATCCTCCCCACCAGCGGATGGGAATGGGGCCGGGGGTTGTTTCCTCCTCCGCGCCGGATAAGCGCCGTTCCATTCGGCTCCCGGTCCCACCCTACCGTTATTATTATGTTCGGCATCTGTTGTTTATTCACAAACTTTGAACAAGGCCACGTAAATCCCAATCTAGAATAACAAAATGCTGTCATGATTTAAAGGCGTTTCGAGTAGCCATATTAATGCCCAGAATTTATACTAGTTTTTTGTTAGATGCTTGACAATTCTTTGGTGGCATGATATCTTATATTTGAAATAACTAAATGAGCAGGTGAGCAATTCGTTGTAACCTGACGTCTTCATCCATAGAAGTACATTGTACTCACCGGTTAATTAATACCTGCACTTGTTATTTGTCAACCTCCCTTATCAGAAAGCCGCCGGATTTACTCGGCGGTTTCTTTATTCTGAACGCATATTACCCTATTTGCACATTAGAATGTTTGAAACTTTGATTTTTAAGGGTAGTATTATGAAAAGTTGCTTGGTTATATGGCGTTAATGAAGCGCAGAGGGGTGGGATTGATGGCTTCTTCCAAGCGTGGCTTTGCCTCGATGGATCCAGAGAAACAAAGGGAAATTGCTAGCAAAGGTGGCAAGGCTGCACATGCGAAGGGCACTGCCCATGAATGGACCAGCCATGAAGCTAGGCAAGCTGGACGCAAGGGTGGACTTATGAGCCATGGTGGCGGGCGTAAGAGTAGCAAATAGTCCGCAAATATTTACATCATAGTTGATGCCACGAGCCCACCGATAAGGAAGGAAGCAACGAATGTTCCAAGCCAGATTGCCACCGCCTCGCCCCATCCTCGCTCCTTAAAGAGAATCATCATTGAGGCAACGCAGGGAACAAATAGAGTCATCACGATAAGCGATACCAAGGTTTGATTATTAGTGAGGGGCATTGATGCAAACCCAGCAGCTCCAAGGTCACGCCTAATCATTCCCATAACTATGGCATTTGCCGCCTCTTTTGGTAGCCCCAACCAGGCAACTGTTAATGGTTCGAGTAGGCGTTGCCATATTTTAAGCAATTTCGTTGCTTCCAATACTCCGACAAGACCCGAACCAATTAGAAACCAAGGGTATGCTTCCAGCAAAAAATGAACTATGCGAATCCATGTTTTTCTTATTAAGTTTTCAATCTTTGGAAGTCTCACTGGTGGAAGGTCTATGATAAGTGGCGACGATTTTCCAGGTAAAAAGTGGTTGAGGATTGTCCCTACTGCAACAAAGCATGCGCCAATTACCATAATGTACACTAGCGTGTGAATTAATCCAATCCTAGCGGCTAGCATAGCTATAACGCCAAGCTGAGCTGAACAAGGAATTGTGAAATTTAGGATTGAGGTTGCAATTGTTTTTTCACGCGTTGTTCCAAGAAGTCGGGTGGTAATCGTTGCCATTGTAATGCAACCAAATCCCAGGATAATTGGAATTATTGCGCGGCCATTTAGTCCAATCCAATTGAGCAATCGGTCAGTTAGCGCCGCCAATCTTGGTAAGTATCCGGTGTCTTCAAGGAATGATAGAACGATATAAAACCCAGCGACCAATGGCAGAAGTAGACCAACCAAATAGGTTATACCTGTTGTCAATATTCCAAAACGTCCAACAAGAATAATCCACGCTGGTGAATTAGCAGGTAAAACATAGCTAATAATCTTTCTGATGGCAGGTTCCCAATATCCCTGCATTACAGTTTTCTCTGTAAATCCGACGAGCTTTTGTGCAATTAGGACACCTATTAACTGGTAAACAAGAAATAAAACAATCATTAAAATTGGAATACCCGTTAAGGGGTTCAGCATTAATCTGCCAAGAACATGGGTAAATCTACGGCTGGGTCCGGTTTCACTAACCACCTGGTCGGCGATATCATTTGCACGAGCCCGTCTCCGAAGGTAAACATCTTCTCGGAGTGAACCTGGTGATAAGCCATGGCGGCTGGATATTACCTCGTCGCCCTCTAATATTAACACCGCTTCTCGCTGAGAACAGTTTAGTTTTCCAGCATGCTTCTGTACAAAAGGATCAGATTTTCCGACACACGCCTTATCTATAGATAGGCGAATTTTGTCGAGCCCTACATGTCTAGTTGCAATTGTCGGAATTACGGGAACGCCAAGGAGTTTAGACATTTTTTCTGTATCAATTTTTATGCCTTGTTCCTTTACCTCATCCATAAAGTTCAAGGCAACAATCATTGGGATGCCCATATCAGCAAGCTGCAGAGTGAGGAATAGGTCTCTTTCTAGATGAAGGGCATTGACGATGTTTATAACGATGTCAGCCTGAAGGATAATATCACGCGCAGTTCGCTCTTCATCATTCCATGAGGAGACGCTATAAATACCAGGAGTGTCAATAATAAGGTTGTTTCCAGAGCGGCCAGTATAGATTTCGATTGTAGTGCCTGGGTAATTTGAGACTTCAGCATACACGCCTGTGAGATAAGCAAAGAAAACCGATTTTCCTACATTTGGATTGCCGACAAGAGCAATTTTTCGCGTTGTGGCTTCTATTCGAGCCCAAGGTGGCATTCTTTGCCGATGTCGCGGTTTTCTCACTACCTCACCTCTATTTGTCGAGCAAGGTCTCTGCCAATTGCAATTTCTTGACGTCTCGACTTCAAAACTACCGGTCCAAACGGGATTTTTTCAATGCATACTACGCGGCTTCCCTCGGCAATCCCCAGCCTAATGAGTTGTGAACGTACGGCATTGGGAACCGAGATAATCTGTACTTCCGAACCAGTTGTTGCTTGATCAAGGGTCATATTTAATTCCTTTACGAATTCGCGCATTCAGAACATAGGCCCATAATTCGAAGTTCATGAGTATGCGCTTTGAACGAATATTGCTCACAAATTTTCTGCTGAAGCTCTTCTATCGTGTTGTCATTAAACTCGAAAGTTCGCCCACAAGCTGTGCAAATCAAATGGTCATGATGACCATGGCCAAGAACGTGCTCGTAATGCCCATGTCTTTCGCCAAAATCGACCTCCCTAAGTAAACCGCTATTGACGAGAAGAGGAAGTGTGCGATATACACTTGCACGTGAGACGCGTTTTCCACGTTTTCGAAGACCAGAAACAATATCATCTGCTTCAAAATGCTGATGGTTTCTGAAAACTTCTTCGAGGATTAGCTTGCGTTCGCGGGTTGTCTTCATTCCCTCTTCTCTTAGGAAATGTCTGAATTTTGCTTCTTCGTCGGTCATTTTTATCTCCAAATTGCAATTGAGACTCAGTCTCAATTGCAATTTTACCATTATTTTTCATGGTTCGTCAATATTTATTTTGCTAAGCCGTTTTATTATTACAATTTAAAGCAAAATTAACGGTTTCTTACCCCATTTTTAATCCACCGCTGCTAATCTATTTTACTGGAAAAAAGGGGCGAGTAACGCAAGTTTGTAAGGCTGGTCGCTTGTGGAGCGGTCTTTCATTGCGAAACTCACTTCATGTGTGATAAAATTTTGAACGACCATATTCGGAGGCATGGGGAACAAAAATTAGAGATGCAATTGTAGACAAATCCCTTGCGTGCTTATTGTTTTTGAAACGTAGAAAGGAAAGATCGCAATGAAGTCTCTTGATGAGCTACATAGAATTCGAGAAAAGGCCCAGCAAGATTTAAGAATTCGAGATAGCAAGCAGAGAGCAAAAGTTATAGTTGCTATGGGGACTTGCGGCATTGCAGCTGGCGCGAAAAGCGTATTAAATGCAATTTTGGACGAACTAGACAAGCGCGGAATCAAAGATGTATTGGTTGTCCAGGCTGGTTGCAAAGGCTTATGTTCGCAGGAACCATTAGTTGATGTTTTTAGAGCCGGCGAGCCGGGAGTTACTTATGGCTACGTAACTCCTGAAAGAGCGCGAACGATTGTTAGTCAGCACCTCGTAAATGGTAACATCGTCGGTGAATGGGTAGTCACAACGACCGAAGCCTAGCAGTTGCTGGGGAAACATTCCTATGGAGGTGTTAATTTGAAATCTACGCAAAAGTCTGCAGAGCGCTTTTCCCACGTAAACCTTGAAGATGTGAAGAGCATCGTCGCAAAGCACGATGCATTTAGAGGCAATCTACTGCCAATACTTCACGAAGTCCAGGCAAAATATGGCTATTTGCCAGAAAGTGCATTAGAAATAATTGCCGATGAACTTTGCATTCCTGTAAGCGAGGTATATGGTACGGCGACATTCTATACGTTGTTTTCCATAGTACCTAAAGGCACGCATGTAATCAGGGTATGCAATAGCGCTCCGTGCCATATTGGAGGGTCAAAAGCCATACTTTCGGCAATCAAGGATGAGCTTGATATTGAACCAGGAGAGGTGACAGAGGATGGTCATTTTTCCCTCGAACTAACAAGCTGTCTCGGTGTCTGTGGTGTTGGCCCAGTTATTATGATTGATGATGATGTTTACGGCAACCTGACACCTGAGAAGATACCGGAGATCCTTGCAAGATACAGGCAGGAGGAAAGCTAAATGCCATTCTACAGATCGCATATTTTAATTTGCAATGCTACTCCATGTGTACTTAAAGGAAGTAGAGCAGTTGAGGCTGCTCTCAAAGAGGAAATACGCTTAAACGGATTGGAAGACGAAATCCGCGTTGTAGAAACAGGTTGCCTCGGCATATCTGAGTGCGGACCAGTAATAGTCATCTATCCTGAGGGCACAATCTATTGCAATTTGACTCCTCAGGATGCAGGGGAAATAGTTAGGGAGCACCTTCTGAACGGCCGAATTGTTAAGAGATTGCTTTATCGCGCTCCAGAGTTGGTTAAGAAAGCCTTTAAAGCACCAGAGATACCCTTTGTAGCACGTCAGCAAAGGATAGTTCTTCGAAATGCTGGCGTTATAAACCCTGAATCAATTGAGGAATATATCGCAAATAATGGCTATGAGGCACTAGGCAAGGCGCTCACCTCAATGTCGCCCGAAAATGTCATAGAAGAAGTAAAGAAATCAAATCTTAGAGGCCGTGGGGGCGCGGCGTTTCCCACAGGAATCAAGTGGGAGGCAACGAGGAATGCAACCGGTCAGCCGAAGACCGTAATCTGCAATGCAGATGAGGGCGAGCCCGGAAACTTCAAAGACCGGCTAATAATGGAAGGCGACCCTCATAGCATAATTGAAGCGATGATAATTGCTGGATATGCTGTTGGTGCTAACAAAGGCTATATTTATGTGAGAGGCGAGTACAAGCAATCTATTGAAAAATTGAACAAGGCTATTGAAGATGCGAAACAAATGAACCTTCTTGGCGAAAACATCTTAAATAGCGGTTTCAATTTCGATATCGAAGTTTTCAAGGGTGCCGGCGCTTATGTTTGTGGAGAGGAAACAGCGCTCATTGAGTCGCTCGAAGGGCGGAGAGGTGAATCAATGGTAAAGCCACCTTATCCGCCGACCCAAGGACTTTGGGGAGCGCCTACGGTTATAAATAACGTTGAGACATTAGCCAATATACCTCAAATTATCTTAAATGGTGCCGATTGGTTTAACAGTATTGGCACGGAAAGAAGCAAAGGTACAAAGATATTCGCGCCGTGTGGCGATGTTCTCCAGCCTGGCGTCATCGAAGTTCCGTTTGGAACTACTATGCGAGAAATTCTTTACGAGATGGCTGGTGGAACTAAGTCTGGCAAGGACATCAAGGCTGTTTTAATTGGTGGGCCGTCAGGCATTTGTGTTGGTAAAGAGAGTCTCGACAGGCGTTTTGCATATGAAGATCTTCCTCCGGGTGCGGGCGCTCTTATTGTAATAGATGAAGACAAGTGCATTGTTGACCTTGTACACAACTGCCTAGAGTTTTTCGTTCATGAATCGTGTGGGCAGTGCATACCATGCCGCGAAGGCACGAAGCGAATGCTTGAAATTGCGAGCAATTGGATTAATGGTGAGGGAAAGCCTGGGGATGTAGAACTAATGCAAGAGCTTGCGAATAACCTAGCTGTTTCATCTAGGTGTGGGCTTGGCCAGTTCGCGGGAACGGCATTCGCAACTAGCTATAAATTGTTTAGCGATGAGTATCTTGCCCATGTAGCTGACCGAGAATGTCCAACCGGCGTATGCACAATGGGCAACGGAAAGGATGGAAAAGATGGGTAAGAAAATAAACATGACAATCAATGGCCAAAAGGTTGTGGCTGAAGAAGGAATGACTATTCTTCAAGCGGCGCAACAAGCGGGTATCTATATTCCTACTCTTTGCTATCATCCAGATTTAAGCGTAGAAGGTGTATGTAGAATCTGCGTTGTGGAAATAGAAGGCCAAAGGTTATTGTGCCCGTCGTGTGCATATCCAGTATCCGATGGTTTGAATGTCAACACACACTCTCCAAAAGTTCGAGAAGCGCGGCGCATGATAGTAGAACTTTTGCTAGCGAACCATCCGCAGGAATGCCTTACTTGTTCGGCAAACCAGAAATGTGAACTCCAGAAGTTTGCGAAAGAACTAGGAATTCAGGAGGTTCGTTTCCAAGGCGAGCGCCATAACCACAAAAAAGACGAATCAAATCCTTCGATAATTAGGAATCCTGAAAAGTGCATTCTCTGCAAGAGATGTGTTCGGGTATGCCATGAAATCCAAACTGTTGGCGCCCTTTTTGCCCACAACCGCGGCTGGCATACTGAAATTGGTCCTCCTTTCAATAAAGAACTAGCAGAGGTCGTTTGTGTTTATTGTGGTCAGTGCATTGACCGATGTCCAACCGGTGCACTGAAGGCCAAGGATCCGGCCCATGAAATTTGGCAAGCCATTGATGATCCTAATAAGTTTGTGATTGTGCAGGTTGCGCCGGCTGTTCGGGCAACAATTGGTGAAGAGTTCGGCATGCCGCCTGGTAGCTTGGTCACTGGCAAAATGGTAACAGCACTGCGCATGCTTGGATACGACAAGGTATTTGATACGGACTTTGCAGCTGACCTAACAATAATGGAGGAAGGCCATGAATTAATCCAGCGGTTGAAGAAAGGCGGAACTCTGCCAATGATTACCTCTTGTAGCCCAGGCTGGATTAAGTTCATTGAACATTTCTATCCCGATCAGCTACCACATCTTTCAACATGCAAATCGCCCCAGCAAATGTTTGGTGCGATAGCAAAGACATATTATGCACAAAAGATAGGCATCGATCCTGCAAAAATGGTTGTGGTTTCAATAATGCCTTGTACTGCAAAGAAATTTGAGGCTGAAAGGCCCGAGATGCATGCGAGTGGGTATAAAGACGTTGACTATGTGCTGACAACTCGTGAAGCAGCTGGAATGATCAAGGAGGCAGGTATAGATCTTCCAAACTTGCCTGATAGTGAGTTTGACGCACCTTTGGGTATATCTACTGGCGCCGGAGTAATTTTTGGAGCAACAGGAGGTGTTATGGAGGCGGCGCTGAGAACTGCATATGAAGTCATCACCGGCAAACCGTTGGAAAATATTGAAATTACGGCCGTTCGCGGAATGGAAGGTGTGCGAGAGGCAACGGTTGATATAGATGGGGTTAAAGTCAAGGCTGCAGTAGCGCACGGCCTAGGGAATGCTAGAAAGCTACTTGAACAAATAAAAGAGGGCAAATCGGACCATCAGTTCATAGAAATAATGGCGTGTCCTGGTGGTTGCCTTGGCGGTGGCGGTCAGCCATTCCCGACATCGCCTGAGATACGGAAAGCTCGGGCAGAGGCAATTTATCTTGCAGACCGCTTAATGCCGATTAGGAAATCTCATGAGAACCCGGCAATTATCGAGCTATACGAGACATTCCTTAAAGAGCCCTTAGGTGAAATGTCGCACAAGCTTCTGCATACTCACTATACTCGAAGGGACAAAAAGTTAGCACCTAAGAGTAAAGAATCTAAGCAGCAGTTAACTCATTCAACATAGCAAAGCGTTTTTTCTGCAGAAGAGGTCAAATTAAATAACTCAAAATGAGCAAAGCCTTGGCAGTGATGTTTGATGGGCGCTTTGGTGATAAGCTGAGGCTTTGCTCACCAAAGAATTCATATTTTAATAAGCTAGA
This window of the Armatimonadota bacterium genome carries:
- a CDS encoding NAD(P)H-dependent oxidoreductase subunit E, translated to MPFYRSHILICNATPCVLKGSRAVEAALKEEIRLNGLEDEIRVVETGCLGISECGPVIVIYPEGTIYCNLTPQDAGEIVREHLLNGRIVKRLLYRAPELVKKAFKAPEIPFVARQQRIVLRNAGVINPESIEEYIANNGYEALGKALTSMSPENVIEEVKKSNLRGRGGAAFPTGIKWEATRNATGQPKTVICNADEGEPGNFKDRLIMEGDPHSIIEAMIIAGYAVGANKGYIYVRGEYKQSIEKLNKAIEDAKQMNLLGENILNSGFNFDIEVFKGAGAYVCGEETALIESLEGRRGESMVKPPYPPTQGLWGAPTVINNVETLANIPQIILNGADWFNSIGTERSKGTKIFAPCGDVLQPGVIEVPFGTTMREILYEMAGGTKSGKDIKAVLIGGPSGICVGKESLDRRFAYEDLPPGAGALIVIDEDKCIVDLVHNCLEFFVHESCGQCIPCREGTKRMLEIASNWINGEGKPGDVELMQELANNLAVSSRCGLGQFAGTAFATSYKLFSDEYLAHVADRECPTGVCTMGNGKDGKDG
- the tgt gene encoding tRNA guanosine(34) transglycosylase Tgt → MKKASGDFRFDVINKSTETAARLGKLQTPHGTVQTPVFMPVGTQATVKAMSQEELADLDFGIVLANTYHLYLHPGHELIRRAGGLHNFMSWNRTLLTDSGGFQVFSLSDLRRIGEEGVLFKSYIDGSEHFFTPENVMEIQGAIGADIIMAFDECPPYPSTYEYVREATRRTHDWAVRCKNNSPPGQALFGIVQGGIYRDLRSWSAEFISSLDFPGNAIGGVSVGEPKAAMYDIVGWTAPLLPEEKPRYLMGVGTPLDIIDFVIMGIDMFDCVLPTRLGRNGSMYTTYGRINIKNARFAQDFLPIDPECDCWACRNYTRAYLRHLYKSGEILAARLATYHNLYFYQRIIKGIQEAIKDDRVLDFRRKFIATYSAEGD
- a CDS encoding HD domain-containing protein, producing the protein MGQICLRDVKRDSRVRTYIEKANEQMAAIGYTEHGFRHAGIVAGVSRGIIRQLGNGSREAELAAIAGYLHDIGNVINRENHQETGAVLAESILNSLKMPPAEIAVIMGAIGNHEEDNGFPINKVTAAVIIGDKSDVHFSRVQNPNPQTFDIHDRVNHAVQKSYLRVDSENKIISLELTVDTTSISVTEYFEIFVLRMVMCRRAADVLGCKFKLVINGIDL
- the feoB gene encoding ferrous iron transport protein B, encoding MPPWARIEATTRKIALVGNPNVGKSVFFAYLTGVYAEVSNYPGTTIEIYTGRSGNNLIIDTPGIYSVSSWNDEERTARDIILQADIVINIVNALHLERDLFLTLQLADMGIPMIVALNFMDEVKEQGIKIDTEKMSKLLGVPVIPTIATRHVGLDKIRLSIDKACVGKSDPFVQKHAGKLNCSQREAVLILEGDEVISSRHGLSPGSLREDVYLRRRARANDIADQVVSETGPSRRFTHVLGRLMLNPLTGIPILMIVLFLVYQLIGVLIAQKLVGFTEKTVMQGYWEPAIRKIISYVLPANSPAWIILVGRFGILTTGITYLVGLLLPLVAGFYIVLSFLEDTGYLPRLAALTDRLLNWIGLNGRAIIPIILGFGCITMATITTRLLGTTREKTIATSILNFTIPCSAQLGVIAMLAARIGLIHTLVYIMVIGACFVAVGTILNHFLPGKSSPLIIDLPPVRLPKIENLIRKTWIRIVHFLLEAYPWFLIGSGLVGVLEATKLLKIWQRLLEPLTVAWLGLPKEAANAIVMGMIRRDLGAAGFASMPLTNNQTLVSLIVMTLFVPCVASMMILFKERGWGEAVAIWLGTFVASFLIGGLVASTMM
- the nuoE gene encoding NADH-quinone oxidoreductase subunit NuoE, with amino-acid sequence MKSTQKSAERFSHVNLEDVKSIVAKHDAFRGNLLPILHEVQAKYGYLPESALEIIADELCIPVSEVYGTATFYTLFSIVPKGTHVIRVCNSAPCHIGGSKAILSAIKDELDIEPGEVTEDGHFSLELTSCLGVCGVGPVIMIDDDVYGNLTPEKIPEILARYRQEES
- a CDS encoding (2Fe-2S) ferredoxin domain-containing protein, encoding MKSLDELHRIREKAQQDLRIRDSKQRAKVIVAMGTCGIAAGAKSVLNAILDELDKRGIKDVLVVQAGCKGLCSQEPLVDVFRAGEPGVTYGYVTPERARTIVSQHLVNGNIVGEWVVTTTEA
- a CDS encoding ferrous iron transport protein A, with product MTLDQATTGSEVQIISVPNAVRSQLIRLGIAEGSRVVCIEKIPFGPVVLKSRRQEIAIGRDLARQIEVR
- the secD gene encoding protein translocase subunit SecD translates to MRHKHILALVIVLVAASAFILGKQHVTVTENGKQITKPWHLKKGLDLAGGVRVVLRAETDKLPKGEKWSYKHLNGIVRVIRNRVDAFGVSEPLIQPKGIDQVVVEIPDIPNVDQAIEQLKSTARLEFRHLRWVQDKRHRGKYQMTIEQDDQGNDKYVFTDHDGKNVPVEKVLAESPVIVTGANLKPNAQANKMAQPPFEVYVAIEFDREGRKLFADFTRRNVGEYLAIVLNDQILSAPIVKVPILDGKATIEGGFRTIQEATRLAEFLNAGALPVPLEIVQHQRVEATLGQDSVDRSILAGIIGLGLVVLFMFGYYLLPGVIADIALGIYAVLTLALFKIIPVTLTLPGIAAYIISIGMAVDANILIFERLKEELRSGKTLRAAIDAGFARAFTSIFDSNVCTLITCLILGWLGTGPIRGFAIVLSLGVIVSMFTAIVVTRTILHLIVNTGFAQHPAWFGVRRQWVTGQTGRQVDVVGRMWTWYAISAAVILPGLFFIFGMHGLKPGIDFTGGSLMQLEFKQPVERASVEAALSDLGLRGSMVQKSKEDPKEFFIRTKNVSEEEFRTLQKGLKERVGEFELLATERVGPTISRELTANAFKAIILASLGIVLYLSARFAIGGLAYGFRFGICAVIALLHDVGVIVGLFAIFGHFFHWEIDSLFVTALLTVIGFSNHDTIVIFDRIRENLRHRSKGETFDSLVNRSILQSFARSINTSLTVVLTLIALLLFGASNPSLKHFNVALLIGIITGTYSSIFNASQLLVLWQRIASKQPLSGVPSEEPRAATKPLDLKPLAEQTEGEGHEEAATVSPVRKAQTATKTKTKKRKRRF
- a CDS encoding transcriptional repressor yields the protein MTDEEAKFRHFLREEGMKTTRERKLILEEVFRNHQHFEADDIVSGLRKRGKRVSRASVYRTLPLLVNSGLLREVDFGERHGHYEHVLGHGHHDHLICTACGRTFEFNDNTIEELQQKICEQYSFKAHTHELRIMGLCSECANS
- a CDS encoding KGG domain-containing protein, whose amino-acid sequence is MASSKRGFASMDPEKQREIASKGGKAAHAKGTAHEWTSHEARQAGRKGGLMSHGGGRKSSK